Proteins encoded together in one Orbaceae bacterium lpD01 window:
- the bamD gene encoding outer membrane protein assembly factor BamD has product MKLYQRLLVIGLSASILAACSSSKPDYSNVPEPDLYTRAQTEMEQGMLKSSTKLLEEMDKIYPFGPYSQQVQLNLIYSYYKSSDLSLAVASIDRFLKLNPTHPNIDWVIYMRGLSNMILDDNQIQGWFGVDRSDRDQDYAVAAFKDFSYLITNFPNSSYGYDAQKRLLFLKNRLSKYQYKVAEYYTKRGAYAAVINRVDNMLKLYPDTQATRNALPLMEKAYRKLGLINEANNVQKIIAANPK; this is encoded by the coding sequence ATGAAATTGTATCAACGTCTTTTAGTAATTGGTCTATCCGCGTCTATTTTAGCAGCTTGTAGTTCGTCTAAGCCTGATTATTCTAATGTGCCTGAGCCCGATCTTTATACCAGAGCACAAACAGAAATGGAACAAGGCATGCTCAAATCTTCGACTAAATTATTAGAAGAGATGGATAAGATTTATCCGTTTGGTCCCTATTCACAGCAGGTTCAACTTAACCTCATCTACTCATATTATAAATCCTCTGATTTATCTCTTGCGGTTGCCTCAATCGATCGATTCTTAAAATTAAATCCAACCCATCCTAATATTGATTGGGTCATCTATATGCGTGGATTATCAAATATGATTTTAGATGATAATCAAATTCAAGGTTGGTTTGGTGTGGATCGCTCTGACCGCGACCAAGACTATGCAGTCGCTGCTTTTAAAGACTTTAGCTATCTCATTACAAACTTTCCAAACAGTAGTTATGGTTATGATGCTCAGAAACGTCTATTATTCTTAAAAAATCGTTTATCTAAATATCAGTATAAAGTGGCTGAATATTACACTAAACGTGGAGCCTATGCTGCCGTGATTAATCGTGTTGATAATATGCTTAAACTCTATCCAGATACGCAAGCGACCCGTAATGCATTACCATTGATGGAAAAAGCTTATCGCAAGCTTGGTTTAATCAACGAAGCTAATAATGTGCAGAAAATTATTGCCGCTAATCCTAAATAA
- a CDS encoding DUF3461 family protein — MYDNLKKLGIMDPETITHYTLRQEGVNDTLKIYFRKEKGEFFARSLKFKYPRQRKTVTADSNGERYKEVKEINPVLRYIIDELDNLKLIQEDKDVDLHTKILTELRHLQRVVSNKITEIEADVEKLQAKERARKLK; from the coding sequence ATGTACGATAATTTGAAAAAACTGGGCATTATGGATCCAGAGACCATTACCCATTATACGCTACGTCAGGAAGGCGTAAATGACACCCTAAAAATTTACTTTCGTAAAGAAAAAGGGGAATTTTTTGCACGCAGCCTTAAATTTAAGTATCCTCGTCAACGTAAAACAGTCACCGCTGACAGCAATGGTGAACGCTATAAAGAAGTCAAAGAGATCAACCCGGTTTTAAGATATATCATCGATGAATTAGATAATTTAAAACTCATTCAGGAAGATAAAGACGTTGACTTGCATACTAAAATTCTCACTGAGCTAAGACATCTCCAACGCGTCGTGAGTAATAAGATTACCGAAATCGAAGCGGATGTTGAAAAATTACAAGCCAAAGAGAGAGCCAGAAAATTAAAGTAG
- a CDS encoding YqcC family protein: protein MSNQQQQLRELLINIEIELQVLRLWDAMAPSMADLSSTQPFAIDTLMPHQWLQWIFLPRMHALLDAEANVPSNFSLAPYFEESLKESSTERLLDLIREMDALVKQ from the coding sequence ATGAGCAATCAACAGCAGCAGCTACGTGAATTATTAATCAATATTGAAATTGAGTTACAAGTGCTTAGGCTTTGGGATGCCATGGCTCCATCAATGGCTGATTTATCCAGTACACAACCGTTTGCGATTGATACACTGATGCCTCATCAGTGGTTACAATGGATTTTTTTACCGCGAATGCATGCTTTACTTGATGCTGAGGCAAATGTACCGAGCAATTTCTCATTAGCGCCCTATTTTGAAGAGTCACTGAAAGAGTCGTCGACGGAAAGGTTATTAGATCTCATTCGTGAGATGGATGCATTGGTTAAACAATAA
- the ampD gene encoding 1,6-anhydro-N-acetylmuramyl-L-alanine amidase AmpD has translation MISIDLNTAMVAYGYVSRISQIYSPFFNDRPNQIKPTLLVIHNISLPPQQYGGPYVEQLFIGCLDPKAHPYFSTIYQLQVSSHFFIRRSGEVIQFVSCDKRAWHAGKSSFKQQENCNDFSIGIELEGCDDEPFTDLQYQQLVGLTQLLYKHYPLTDIAGHSDIAPGRKTDPGPYFDWQRYFLLLKQARNDEQSTAAAT, from the coding sequence ATGATCTCAATCGATCTTAATACCGCGATGGTAGCTTATGGTTATGTGAGTCGTATATCACAAATTTACTCGCCTTTTTTTAACGATCGCCCCAATCAGATAAAGCCGACTTTACTGGTTATTCATAATATTAGCCTACCGCCCCAGCAGTATGGTGGCCCCTATGTTGAACAGCTATTTATCGGATGTTTAGATCCGAAGGCTCATCCCTATTTTTCAACCATTTATCAACTGCAGGTTTCCAGTCATTTTTTTATTCGTCGATCCGGTGAAGTGATTCAATTTGTCTCTTGTGACAAAAGGGCTTGGCACGCAGGAAAATCGAGCTTTAAACAACAGGAAAACTGTAATGATTTCAGTATAGGGATTGAACTGGAAGGCTGTGACGATGAGCCTTTTACCGATTTACAGTACCAGCAACTGGTCGGGTTAACCCAATTACTGTATAAACACTACCCTTTAACTGATATCGCTGGACATAGCGATATCGCGCCAGGTAGAAAGACCGATCCTGGTCCTTATTTCGATTGGCAGCGTTATTTTTTACTCCTTAAACAGGCCCGCAATGATGAGCAATCAACAGCAGCAGCTACGTGA
- a CDS encoding neutral zinc metallopeptidase has translation MRWKGERESNHVEDRRGQSGLGGANLVSGKGKIFLLIVVLFAGYYGIDLTPLLNNDPVVSQTTSNEPLDQNDEAAQFTSVILASTEDTWSVIFKRMGRRYQEPKLVLYIQSTTTGCGVGQAIMGPFYCPADRTVYLDLSFYQDMKQRFGGGGEFAQAYVIAHEVGHHVQTLLGTADKVRQLQQGQSAKRVNQLSVMLELQADCYAGVWGHSLQDQHILEQGDLESALRTAQAIGDDRLQKRQTGQVVPDSFTHGTSQQRYNWFLKGYQTGDMTQCDTFGGIL, from the coding sequence ATGCGTTGGAAAGGCGAACGAGAAAGTAATCATGTTGAAGATAGACGAGGGCAGTCAGGTCTGGGTGGGGCTAATCTTGTTTCGGGAAAGGGCAAAATTTTCTTATTGATTGTGGTATTATTTGCTGGATATTATGGTATTGATTTGACGCCATTATTGAACAATGATCCGGTTGTATCACAAACCACCTCTAATGAGCCCTTAGATCAGAATGATGAAGCCGCACAGTTCACATCGGTGATTCTTGCTTCGACAGAAGATACTTGGAGCGTAATTTTTAAACGTATGGGCCGGCGATATCAGGAACCGAAATTGGTACTCTATATACAGTCCACCACGACTGGATGCGGTGTCGGGCAAGCGATCATGGGACCTTTTTATTGTCCAGCTGATCGCACTGTTTATCTTGATCTCTCTTTCTATCAAGATATGAAGCAGAGATTCGGCGGCGGGGGTGAATTTGCTCAGGCTTATGTTATTGCGCATGAGGTAGGTCATCACGTGCAGACCTTGTTAGGGACTGCCGATAAAGTGAGGCAGTTACAGCAAGGACAAAGTGCTAAAAGAGTGAATCAACTTTCGGTGATGCTGGAGCTGCAAGCGGATTGCTATGCGGGGGTATGGGGTCATTCACTACAGGATCAACATATACTGGAGCAGGGGGATTTAGAATCCGCTTTGCGCACCGCTCAAGCGATTGGTGATGATCGCTTACAAAAAAGGCAGACTGGGCAGGTTGTACCTGATAGTTTTACACATGGTACCTCTCAGCAGCGTTATAACTGGTTTTTAAAAGGTTATCAAACTGGTGATATGACGCAATGTGATACCTTCGGTGGCATTTTATGA
- the ppdD gene encoding prepilin peptidase-dependent pilin produces MHMPQQQINPQAGFTLFELMIAIAVIAILSSIGIPAYQGYIQKAALTDMLQVMSPYKITVELCHLEQGNITNCNSGSQGILVSRTSNYVSAVSVTNGIITLTGSNTLSGLTLTLSPTVNQTNSQLSWSRICKTSPKNPSLEEACHDIFRF; encoded by the coding sequence ATGCATATGCCCCAGCAACAGATTAATCCTCAAGCAGGTTTTACCCTATTTGAACTGATGATTGCCATTGCTGTCATCGCCATATTAAGTAGTATCGGTATTCCAGCTTACCAAGGCTATATTCAAAAAGCGGCACTCACGGATATGTTACAGGTGATGTCACCGTACAAAATCACCGTTGAACTCTGCCACTTAGAACAAGGTAATATCACCAACTGTAATAGTGGTAGTCAAGGTATTCTCGTTTCAAGAACATCAAATTATGTTTCCGCTGTTTCGGTTACAAATGGCATCATCACCTTAACGGGTTCGAATACATTAAGCGGGCTGACATTGACGCTTTCTCCCACGGTTAACCAAACTAATAGCCAACTTTCCTGGTCCAGAATATGTAAAACATCACCTAAAAATCCATCTTTGGAGGAGGCTTGCCATGATATTTTTCGCTTCTAA
- a CDS encoding ATPase, T2SS/T4P/T4SS family, with the protein MQCQSYRVIPLKDDTYTLTVAAEQVSPQRDAQLGFATNRHINTTIWPSIKFQQVLSAFLVDKSLTSPSAAQLDRDENTVINLINQVLCSALKQKASDIHFEPYDHQYRIRYRIDGVLHIMTHPDYRQSAQITTRLKIMAKLDIAERRLPQDGQLVFDYEDQPIVMRTSTIPVHYGEKIVLRIVQQNSQQTRLEHLGMNESALDCYQKTLQAPQGLILVCGPTGSGKTMTLYGGLHELNHPQRNICTVEDPIELYLPGINQTPIQSKSGITFTQILRAFLRQDPDVIMIGEIRDKETAQIAMQAAHTGHLVLSTLHTNSSCEAVLRLNQMGIANYLLASGLKLVIAQRLVRLLCQYCKKVALTPLKIYRQTAWEEIAHFEAQGCEHCVGGYYGRTGIYELLTISPAIQQLLFTPSATSIESLKKQAAQQGMTSLYQSGINLVKTGLISFAELARVINIFDEEELPHEA; encoded by the coding sequence ATGCAATGCCAAAGTTATCGGGTCATTCCTCTTAAAGACGACACCTATACCTTAACTGTTGCCGCAGAACAAGTCAGTCCTCAAAGAGATGCTCAACTAGGATTTGCAACCAATCGTCATATCAATACGACTATTTGGCCGTCAATCAAATTCCAACAAGTATTATCTGCCTTTTTAGTCGATAAATCGCTAACTTCACCATCGGCTGCTCAGTTAGATCGCGATGAAAATACCGTCATCAATTTGATCAATCAAGTTCTCTGCTCGGCACTAAAACAAAAAGCCTCAGACATCCATTTTGAACCTTATGATCATCAATATCGCATTAGATATCGAATTGATGGCGTTTTACACATCATGACGCACCCTGATTACCGACAATCAGCCCAGATTACCACCAGACTCAAAATTATGGCTAAACTTGATATCGCTGAACGACGTCTTCCCCAAGATGGTCAATTAGTTTTCGATTACGAGGATCAACCGATTGTTATGCGCACGTCGACAATACCAGTGCACTACGGTGAAAAAATTGTGTTACGTATCGTACAACAGAACAGTCAACAAACCAGATTAGAACATCTTGGCATGAATGAATCAGCGCTCGATTGTTATCAAAAAACACTACAAGCTCCACAAGGATTAATCTTAGTTTGTGGACCAACGGGGAGTGGCAAAACGATGACCTTATATGGCGGTTTACATGAGTTAAACCACCCTCAACGCAATATCTGTACGGTTGAAGATCCTATCGAGCTTTATTTACCGGGCATTAATCAGACACCAATACAGAGCAAATCAGGCATCACTTTCACACAAATTTTGAGAGCTTTTCTCAGACAAGATCCCGATGTTATTATGATTGGTGAAATTCGTGATAAAGAGACAGCCCAAATTGCTATGCAAGCTGCACACACCGGCCATTTAGTGTTATCAACACTGCATACTAATTCTAGCTGTGAAGCGGTGCTAAGGCTCAACCAGATGGGTATTGCCAACTATTTATTAGCATCAGGATTAAAATTAGTGATCGCTCAGCGTCTGGTGAGACTGCTGTGTCAATATTGCAAAAAAGTAGCATTAACACCGCTCAAAATTTATCGACAAACAGCCTGGGAGGAAATCGCGCATTTTGAAGCGCAAGGCTGCGAACATTGCGTTGGTGGTTACTATGGGCGAACGGGCATTTATGAGCTTCTCACTATCTCTCCCGCCATCCAACAATTATTATTCACACCATCGGCTACTTCTATTGAATCATTAAAAAAACAGGCTGCACAACAAGGTATGACATCGCTATATCAGTCGGGCATCAATTTAGTTAAAACCGGATTAATCTCATTTGCTGAACTTGCTCGGGTAATCAATATTTTTGATGAAGAGGAATTACCTCATGAGGCATAA
- the hofC gene encoding protein transport protein HofC, which produces MRHKRIYLWHGFDENHHFIKGEIAAYSKIEAKKQLLMTQNIPTKVNTGPSLSSRHFDQQTLLIITRQLMTMLNAGLPLIDTLMLLVKQQHKSCWRLVLSDITQQVTQGCALSEALKRYSTIFSPLYQQLVITGEITGQLTGCLDYLLIQQENRLKLQKKIKKALRYPCFLSIMTLLISIIMLTFVIPQFVQIYASFDAELPYFTRLIIQMSTQLSKYGILLLFCITFIILIIRFVIYPKYRLILQIKQLKIPILGDLLRKYYLALLFHNLCLTQKSGIPLLEGLNSVIDVINYQAYQVNLREVKTRIEQGLPLSQAMDNPLFYPKICQQFIAVGETSGTLDNMLEKLATYYQIQIEEMTENLTEKVEPMMMMIIGIIVGGLVIAIYLPIFQLGNIL; this is translated from the coding sequence ATGAGGCATAAACGGATCTATTTATGGCATGGATTTGATGAGAACCATCATTTTATCAAGGGTGAAATAGCCGCATACTCAAAAATTGAGGCCAAAAAGCAGCTACTCATGACACAGAATATCCCCACAAAAGTAAACACTGGGCCAAGTTTATCGTCCCGACACTTTGATCAACAGACACTATTAATTATTACGCGACAACTAATGACCATGCTTAACGCGGGTTTACCACTAATTGATACGCTAATGCTTTTAGTCAAGCAGCAACATAAAAGCTGTTGGCGATTAGTTCTATCTGATATCACACAACAGGTCACGCAAGGCTGTGCGTTAAGTGAAGCGTTAAAACGTTATTCGACTATTTTTTCCCCGCTTTATCAACAACTCGTAATAACAGGAGAAATCACCGGCCAGCTAACGGGCTGCCTAGATTATCTTCTGATTCAACAAGAAAATCGGCTAAAGCTACAAAAGAAAATCAAAAAGGCACTGCGTTATCCCTGTTTTTTAAGCATAATGACGCTGTTAATAAGTATCATCATGCTCACCTTTGTCATCCCTCAGTTTGTGCAAATCTATGCCAGCTTTGATGCCGAATTACCTTATTTCACCCGTTTAATTATTCAGATGTCAACTCAATTAAGCAAGTATGGCATTCTCCTCTTATTCTGCATAACGTTCATTATTCTCATTATTCGTTTCGTTATTTATCCTAAATATCGTCTAATATTACAAATTAAGCAATTAAAAATACCGATTTTAGGTGATTTACTTAGAAAGTATTATTTAGCGCTACTCTTTCATAATCTCTGTTTAACTCAAAAATCAGGTATTCCACTTTTAGAAGGCTTAAACTCGGTCATCGATGTGATCAATTATCAGGCGTATCAAGTCAACTTGCGTGAAGTAAAAACGCGAATCGAGCAAGGTTTACCCCTTAGTCAAGCGATGGATAATCCACTGTTTTATCCTAAGATTTGCCAACAATTTATTGCCGTCGGTGAAACCTCCGGTACACTCGACAATATGCTAGAAAAACTGGCTACCTATTATCAAATACAAATCGAAGAGATGACGGAGAATTTAACCGAAAAAGTTGAACCAATGATGATGATGATAATTGGCATAATTGTCGGTGGACTAGTTATTGCCATCTATTTACCCATCTTTCAGCTAGGCAATATTCTATGA
- a CDS encoding prepilin peptidase, whose amino-acid sequence MKEELIWTIIMGLIGSCMGSFLYLFQARLIVPYPPYYRSLKLLYQPRSHCSLCHKPLLIWQLIPIVSWLLLRGRCAFCQKHIGINSLLTELSFAVIFMLSEWHFNHHQSMTFILLSIWFYILACYDIKYYLLPDIFVAPFYAIGLIFCIMGYTDNSLIQAFINCLITFIAIGMIAAIFYYYKNHSGIGFGDIKLITGLGCWFQLDKIPIIMIIACSTGLLWLLIFNQTKPKKMKKIAFGPFILFGAWVVLIYN is encoded by the coding sequence ATGAAAGAAGAGCTCATCTGGACAATTATTATGGGACTTATCGGTAGCTGTATGGGTAGTTTTTTATATCTGTTCCAAGCAAGATTAATTGTCCCCTACCCGCCTTATTATCGATCATTAAAGTTGCTCTATCAGCCACGTTCCCACTGCTCTCTGTGTCACAAGCCACTTCTTATCTGGCAATTGATCCCGATTGTGTCATGGCTACTATTACGAGGTCGATGTGCGTTTTGCCAAAAACATATCGGGATAAACTCACTGTTAACCGAACTGAGCTTTGCCGTCATTTTTATGTTGAGTGAATGGCATTTCAATCATCATCAGTCGATGACGTTTATTTTACTCTCTATCTGGTTTTATATTCTCGCCTGTTATGATATTAAATATTATCTCTTGCCTGACATCTTCGTTGCCCCTTTCTATGCTATTGGACTCATCTTTTGCATAATGGGCTATACCGACAATTCACTGATACAGGCATTCATAAACTGTTTAATCACTTTTATCGCGATTGGCATGATCGCCGCAATTTTCTATTATTATAAAAATCATTCTGGGATTGGTTTTGGTGATATCAAATTAATTACTGGATTGGGTTGTTGGTTTCAATTAGATAAAATACCCATAATAATGATCATCGCCTGTTCAACTGGATTATTATGGTTACTTATCTTCAATCAAACAAAACCAAAAAAGATGAAAAAAATTGCCTTCGGTCCGTTTATATTATTTGGCGCATGGGTCGTTCTTATTTATAATTAG
- the coaE gene encoding dephospho-CoA kinase (Dephospho-CoA kinase (CoaE) performs the final step in coenzyme A biosynthesis.): MSKKPLIVALTGGVASGKSTVERLFSQLGVPIVDADKISRQVVEKGQPALHQLVDHFGSSILDQHGELNRNRLRQIIFNDADALSWVNNLLHPLIHQQTKAQFSRINAPYLIWVIPLLIENHLQDQADRILVVESNLQTQQARLKKRDKINENMVQNMLSSQTTNEIRRRYANDVIENNGELETLQPVVEKLHRQYLELAKNHHVTRVD, from the coding sequence ATGTCGAAGAAGCCTTTAATTGTTGCCTTAACCGGCGGTGTTGCAAGTGGTAAGAGTACCGTTGAGCGTCTGTTTTCTCAACTTGGCGTACCGATTGTCGATGCGGATAAAATATCTCGCCAGGTGGTTGAGAAAGGGCAGCCTGCACTTCATCAATTAGTTGATCATTTTGGTTCATCTATTCTTGACCAGCATGGTGAGTTAAACCGAAATCGGTTGAGACAGATCATTTTCAATGATGCTGATGCACTCTCATGGGTAAATAATCTATTGCATCCTCTCATTCATCAGCAGACAAAGGCGCAATTTTCACGCATCAATGCCCCCTATCTAATTTGGGTGATCCCGCTTTTAATCGAAAACCATCTTCAGGATCAGGCAGATCGCATTCTCGTTGTTGAAAGCAATCTTCAAACACAACAAGCACGTTTAAAAAAACGTGATAAGATTAATGAAAACATGGTCCAAAACATGCTATCATCGCAAACAACAAATGAAATTCGACGACGTTACGCTAATGATGTAATCGAGAACAATGGTGAATTAGAAACCTTACAACCTGTTGTTGAAAAGTTGCATCGTCAATATCTCGAATTAGCTAAAAATCACCATGTAACTAGAGTAGATTGA
- the zapD gene encoding cell division protein ZapD: MTEPVAKIVFEHPLNEKMRIWLRIEFLLKQIYKHKIFDQHNALLFFHSLGELLEIIERNDIRGELLKELDIQKQKLTAWVHVDGVDTALLRSLLDRLSSLSVELNTNPRIGLALKEDKFISSIRQRLMIPGGCCSFDLPLFHLWLSLPQAERDTQVMNWIGHISSVNDILTICIQLIRQLGLFRQCQCLNNFYQNNNEDAELLRIRIPQMLRIYPQVSGHKSRYAVRFLSLENSHKNQHDNFEFELACC, translated from the coding sequence ATGACTGAGCCTGTGGCTAAAATTGTATTTGAACATCCGTTAAATGAGAAAATGCGGATCTGGCTTCGTATTGAATTTTTACTCAAGCAAATCTATAAACATAAAATTTTTGATCAACATAATGCCCTGCTTTTTTTTCATTCACTCGGTGAACTATTGGAAATTATTGAACGCAATGATATTCGCGGGGAGCTGCTTAAAGAGCTTGATATACAAAAACAGAAACTCACGGCATGGGTTCATGTGGATGGTGTTGATACCGCGTTACTTCGGTCGCTATTAGATCGATTATCCTCGCTCTCGGTTGAACTCAATACCAATCCGCGTATTGGCCTGGCGTTAAAAGAAGATAAATTTATATCATCTATTCGACAACGTTTAATGATCCCAGGTGGCTGCTGCAGTTTCGATTTACCGCTCTTTCATTTATGGCTGAGTTTGCCGCAAGCTGAACGTGATACGCAGGTAATGAACTGGATTGGTCATATTTCCTCTGTCAATGATATACTCACAATCTGTATACAGCTGATTCGGCAATTAGGTCTGTTCCGACAGTGTCAATGTCTGAATAATTTTTATCAGAATAATAACGAAGATGCTGAGCTACTGCGTATTCGAATTCCGCAAATGTTACGTATTTATCCTCAGGTTTCCGGCCATAAATCTCGCTATGCGGTGCGTTTTTTATCTTTGGAAAATAGCCACAAGAATCAGCATGATAATTTTGAGTTTGAACTCGCTTGCTGTTAA
- the yacG gene encoding DNA gyrase inhibitor YacG: MSNTEIIYVNCPTCQKKVLWNDQSLYRPFCSKRCQLIDLGDWASEENRIPSDELISDNEIWSDDNISPLDRDDR, translated from the coding sequence ATGAGTAATACTGAAATAATTTATGTCAATTGTCCGACTTGTCAGAAGAAAGTACTTTGGAATGATCAAAGTCTTTATCGCCCTTTTTGTAGTAAACGTTGTCAGCTTATTGATCTTGGTGACTGGGCAAGTGAAGAAAATCGTATACCCAGCGATGAATTGATCAGTGATAATGAAATATGGAGTGATGACAATATCTCACCACTAGACAGAGATGATAGATGA
- the tsaD gene encoding tRNA (adenosine(37)-N6)-threonylcarbamoyltransferase complex transferase subunit TsaD: MMRILGIETSCDETGVAIYDDEQGLLAHQLYSQIELHADYGGVVPELASRDHIRKTVPLIQAALKQAHLTPQQIDGVAYTAGPGLVGALLVGASIGRSLAYAWGVPAIAVHHMEGHLLAPMLETNPPDFPFVALLVSGGHTQLISVTGIGQYVLLGESIDDAAGEAFDKTAKLLGLDYPGGAKLSKLAEQGDSQRFHFPRPMTDRPGLQFSFSGLKTFSANTIHQYQDEQGQLDAQTKADIARAFEDALVDTLVIKSKRALELTGFNRLVIAGGVSANKTLRHRLEKLMKERKGQVYYPRIEFCTDNGAMIAYAGMIHLKQQTYQDLAIDVKPRWPLSEM; the protein is encoded by the coding sequence ATGATGCGTATTTTAGGAATTGAAACCTCATGTGATGAAACAGGTGTCGCAATCTATGATGATGAGCAAGGTCTATTAGCACATCAGCTTTACAGTCAAATTGAACTTCATGCTGATTATGGTGGTGTGGTGCCGGAACTGGCCTCTCGCGATCATATTCGTAAAACCGTGCCGTTAATTCAGGCTGCCCTCAAACAAGCACATCTGACACCACAACAGATTGATGGCGTTGCCTACACCGCTGGGCCTGGACTTGTCGGTGCACTGTTAGTCGGTGCTTCAATAGGCCGTTCGTTAGCTTATGCCTGGGGCGTCCCGGCTATCGCCGTACATCATATGGAAGGTCATCTGCTGGCACCAATGCTCGAGACAAATCCGCCCGATTTTCCTTTTGTTGCCTTATTAGTTTCTGGTGGGCATACCCAGTTAATCAGCGTTACTGGTATTGGTCAGTATGTTTTATTAGGTGAATCAATTGATGATGCCGCGGGCGAAGCCTTTGATAAAACGGCCAAATTATTGGGACTAGACTATCCTGGCGGCGCTAAGTTGTCTAAACTTGCGGAACAAGGCGACAGTCAACGTTTCCATTTTCCAAGGCCAATGACTGACCGGCCAGGGCTGCAATTTAGTTTTTCTGGATTAAAAACATTTAGCGCGAACACTATACATCAATATCAAGATGAACAGGGTCAACTTGATGCACAAACTAAAGCCGATATCGCGCGCGCTTTCGAAGACGCCTTAGTTGATACACTCGTCATAAAATCTAAACGCGCTTTAGAATTGACCGGTTTTAATCGACTGGTTATTGCGGGTGGCGTTAGTGCGAACAAGACTTTACGTCATCGGTTAGAAAAACTGATGAAAGAGAGAAAAGGACAAGTTTATTATCCTAGAATCGAGTTCTGTACGGATAATGGGGCAATGATCGCATACGCCGGTATGATTCATTTAAAACAACAAACCTATCAAGATTTAGCTATCGACGTAAAACCTCGTTGGCCACTCAGTGAAATGTGA